One Ezakiella massiliensis genomic window, CCTCTCAATTTTTTCTAATTTCTTCTGCCAATTAGCCATTTCATCTCTAAGCCTTGCAGCCTCTTCAAATTCCAGACGCTCTGCAGCTTCTAACATGCTGGCCTTATATTCTTTAATAATTTCAAGTATTTGATCTTTGCTAAGAGCTTCGGTCTTTTTAGGAGCTTTATTTGTATCTACCTTCATAATGCCAATAACTTCCCTAACATCCTTTACTATTGACTTTGGAACTATGCCGTGCTCTTTGTTGTAGGCTTCTTGGATTTCCCTCCGCCTTTTGGTTTCTTCAATGGTTTTTTTCATGCTATCAGTAATCCTATCTGCATACATTACTACTTGGCCATTTACATTTCTGGCGGCCCGGCCAACGGTTTGAATCAAGGATGTTTCTGATCTTAAGAAGCCTTCTTTGTCTGCATCTAAAATTGCAACCAAACTTACCTCTGGCAAGTCTAATCCTTCTCTCAAAAGGTTGATGCCAACCAGTACATCGCATTCGCCCAAACGCAATTCTCTAATTATCTGCATCCTATCAATTGTCTCTGTGTCCGAGTGCATATATCTTACTTTAATGCCAATATTATCCAGATAATCTGACAAGTCTTCTGCCATTTTCTTGGTAAGAGTTGTAACTAAGACCCTTTCGTTCTTTGCTATTCTATCTTTAATCCTCTCAATTAAATCATCGATTTGATTTTCAATTGGATGGACGATAATTTCTGGATCCAAAAGGCCTGTCGGTCTTAGGACTTGTTCTGCAAGTGTAGTTGATTTTTCCAACTCATAAGGGCCTGGAGTAGCTGAAACAAATAAAATATTGTGAATCAGCCTTTCAAACTCAGTGAAGTTTAGCGGCCTGTTGTCGAGTGCCGATGGCAATCTAAAACCGTATTCAACAAGGGTTTCCTTTCTCGACCTATCGCCTGCGTACATGCCCCTGATTTGTGGAATTGTAACGTGACTTTCGTCAGTTATAATCAAAAAATCTTCAGGGAAATAATCGATCAGAGTATAAGGCCTGCTGCCTGGAGCCCGTCCGGAAATATGTCTGGAATAGTTTTCAATTCCAGAGCAAAAACCAATCTCTCTTAGCATTTCAAGGTCATATCTGGTCCTCTGCTCAAGACGCTCTGCATATAAGAGATGGTCCATGTCCCTCAGCTCTTTTAACCTATCTTCTAATTCTTCTTCTATCGTTGTAATCGCTCGATCAATCTTAGCTTGTGAGGTCGCAAAGTGTGATGCAGGAAAAATACTTGCGTGTTTTAATTCTCCCAAAACTTCTCCTGTTAAGTGATTTATTTCTGAAATTCGATCTATCTCGTCTCCAAAAAATTCTACTCGAATGCAGTTTTCACTTTCACTGGCAGGAAAAATATCTAAAATATCTCCACGGACTCTAAAAGTCCCGCGTTCAAAATTAATATCATTTCTCATATATTGGATGGCTATAAGCTCTTCTATAACCTTGTCCCTATCCTTAATCATTCCCGGTCTCAAACTAACCATCAGATCAATATAGTCTTCTGGATCGCCCAAACCATAGATGCAAGATACAGATGCAACTATAATTACATCTTTTCTTTCAAAAAGAGCGGCTGTAGCCGAGTGCCTAAGTTTATCAATCTCATCATTTATTGCAGAGTCCTTGGCTATATAAGTGTCTGTAGATGGCACATAGGCTTCTGGTTGATAATAGTCATAGTAGGATACAAAATATTCAACCGCGTTTTCTGGGAAAAATTCTCTAAGCTCCATACAAAGTTGATAAGCAAGTGTCTTGTTATGTGCAATTACAAGGGTTGGCTTTTGAACTTTGTTAATAATATTTGCCATAGTAAAAGTTTTACCAGATCCAGTAACCCCCTTTAGAGTTTGAAATCTTTCACCCTTTAATATTGAATTGGAAATTTTTTCTATAGCTTCTGGCTGGTCACCAGTAGGTTGAAATTTAGAATGTAAGATAAAGTTCATGGTCCCTCCTTGTATATTTTTAATATATTATGTAAAATTAATATGGTGATAAAATGAAAAGAAAATTAATTTTACTTATCTGTATAATATTTTTGTCTGGATGCGATGTGCTTATAAAAGATGATCCTAAAACTGGAATTAATTATATCCCCATCGAATACGATTTAAAATCCATAGATTATATAAGTGATTACAACAACAATGAAATATCCTGGGAAATGAAGCCCGTAGGCTCCATAGATGTTGAGCTAACTATCGTCTGCCCATTAACAGATAGGACCAATATAAAAGTCCTTGATCTAAAGCAAAGCGAAGATGAAATCATTGTTAAATTAAAAGGCCCCGTTGTAAGAAATGATAGCTTACAAAAACCTGTAATAAAAATTGTTCTTAGAGGCATCAACCCTTACAATAAACAAAACTACAAATTAAGACTGGATTCTGATTTCGATTTTTTAAGGCCAAATATGGATACCGATACTGCAAAGGCTATAATCAAAGAAACATATCCCAGTATAATATATGATCCCTTGGATATCAATCTCATGCGTACTACAAAGGGCCTAATGTGGACCCTCTATTATCCGCTAGTCGATCAAGGCGAAGAAAATGCTTCCATACGTTTTGCCATCAGTGATTCCAGCAAAAAAATTGTAAATGAAAATAAATTTGAAATTTCAAAAAAAATACCTTTCGATAAATCGATTGGTTTTGCAAGTGGTGATTTCTTTTTGTATAAACAATCAGATGACATCTACTTCTATAATATACCCAAAAACGAAAGTTTGAAAATAAATAAACTTAAAGAAGAATTTACAAATATAAAACGAGACTCCAAGACTTCCCAAATATATTTTCAATCAAGCGAGCCCACATCTAAATTTTATATTTTTAATCCTGAGACCAATGATATAAAAACTTTTGATTTAGGG contains:
- the uvrB gene encoding excinuclease ABC subunit UvrB, with the translated sequence MNFILHSKFQPTGDQPEAIEKISNSILKGERFQTLKGVTGSGKTFTMANIINKVQKPTLVIAHNKTLAYQLCMELREFFPENAVEYFVSYYDYYQPEAYVPSTDTYIAKDSAINDEIDKLRHSATAALFERKDVIIVASVSCIYGLGDPEDYIDLMVSLRPGMIKDRDKVIEELIAIQYMRNDINFERGTFRVRGDILDIFPASESENCIRVEFFGDEIDRISEINHLTGEVLGELKHASIFPASHFATSQAKIDRAITTIEEELEDRLKELRDMDHLLYAERLEQRTRYDLEMLREIGFCSGIENYSRHISGRAPGSRPYTLIDYFPEDFLIITDESHVTIPQIRGMYAGDRSRKETLVEYGFRLPSALDNRPLNFTEFERLIHNILFVSATPGPYELEKSTTLAEQVLRPTGLLDPEIIVHPIENQIDDLIERIKDRIAKNERVLVTTLTKKMAEDLSDYLDNIGIKVRYMHSDTETIDRMQIIRELRLGECDVLVGINLLREGLDLPEVSLVAILDADKEGFLRSETSLIQTVGRAARNVNGQVVMYADRITDSMKKTIEETKRRREIQEAYNKEHGIVPKSIVKDVREVIGIMKVDTNKAPKKTEALSKDQILEIIKEYKASMLEAAERLEFEEAARLRDEMANWQKKLEKIERKK